The Tripterygium wilfordii isolate XIE 37 chromosome 4, ASM1340144v1, whole genome shotgun sequence genome has a window encoding:
- the LOC119997481 gene encoding floral homeotic protein AGAMOUS-like, whose amino-acid sequence MGRGKLCMERISNDKSRMLTYQKRKKGLMKKAYEFGTLCGVDVCVIIHGPMLEDHHAEVETWPKNPNEVKGIIDKYRSVEDEDLRGKKTQDLSDFFDIRRKKVEDEIAKLQLANMESKFPKWDDRLDRYSLDHLRVLEAVFEAKLEAANSRLLMLKSENLFIEDYNRPRTLLGGSNNLQLSLIRPPQQQSIVPYVKPLDLQLPSYYQSDYQAPRFSDSNDNCSMMMLLMEGEELDEFGGCSTSGGYIPYAPSNTSSAYYDHNSATEINNVMFNTPMPLSTGYYDPEANQHMLPYHQHLTMNSGSSQFQPSQFSDFCNVNAYEMEMDDQQQKF is encoded by the coding sequence ATGGGTCGCGGAAAGCTATGTATGGAACGGATAAGCAATGACAAGAGTCGAATGCTAACCTATCAAAAGCGCAAGAAAGGCTTAATGAAGAAGGCTTATGAATTTGGCACATTGTGTGGTGTCGATGTCTGCGTGATCATCCACGGGCCTATGCTTGAAGACCATCATGCAGAGGTGGAGACATGGCCTAAGAATCCTAATGAAGTTAAAGGCATCATCGACAAGTACAGGTCGGTAGAAGATGAAGACTTGCGGGGGAAGAAAACCCAAGACTTATCTGATTTTTTCGACATTCGTAGAAAGAAAGTAGAGGATGAGATTGCCAAGCTTCAGTTGGCTAACATGGAATCAAAGTTTCCAAAGTGGGATGATCGCCTTGATCGTTATTCACTTGACCATCTTAGAGTTCTTGAAGCTGTTTTTGAAGCTAAGCTTGAAGCTGCAAATAGCAGGCTTTTGATGTTAAAGAGCGAGAATCTCTTTATTGAAGATTATAACAGGCCAAGAACCTTATTGGGTGGTTCAAATAATCTTCAATTGAGCCTCATAAGGCCTCCTCAGCAGCAGAGTATTGTACCTTATGTGAAGCCACTTGACCTGCAACTTCCCTCGTACTACCAATCTGATTATCAGGCTCCCCGTTTCAGCGATTCCAACGACAACTGTTCCATGATGATGCTGCTTATGGAAGGCGAAGAGTTGGACGAATTTGGTGGCTGCAGCACTTCCGGTGGCTACATCCCATATGCACCATCTAATACCAGTTCTGCTTATTATGATCATAATTCAGCAACAGAGATCAATAATGTGATGTTCAACACTCCGATGCCTCTCTCAACGGGCTATTATGATCCAGAAGCTAATCAGCATATGCTACCTTACCACCAGCATTTGACCATGAATAGTGGTTCTTCCCAATTCCAACCCTCTCAGTTCTCAGACTTCTGCAATGTCAATGCTTATGAGATGGAGATGGATGACCAGCAACAGAAGTTTTAG
- the LOC119996169 gene encoding UPF0481 protein At3g47200-like yields MSNEVILQLNMFGSEVKGWILRKKDSTLTVTVENSRNNTHITVARNHRILSQACCSSNQNDSNVSATHDEENPCIPEGSDFVVSSLRNKLAKLSSLSGERCIYRVPRGIFEKSAKSYTPQLLSIGPLYHGKPELQPMEGQKQINEFVEMIVVDAVFIIELLLKMGVNHYETHIKDPIIHKPKMLLYIEHDLLMLENQIPFFILEEIYSIDAAAVKVFHVQRREHEHLLDLVLITYLPSNYPPRKRLQRLGIGNLKTLEQAGFDIDGKTEILLRNLATFELCHYCEETYLNHYFATIDCLIDTDKDVEILVQNGILEHWLGDDKEAADLFNNIECKIDHMNNFYYVNLFEELDNFCKIPWHEWEATLRSKYFNTPWSIISVIAAGLLLILTVIQAVCSIISL; encoded by the exons ATGTCGAATGAAGTGATACTTCAGCTGAATATGTTTGGTTCTGAAGTGAAAGGTTGGATTCTTCGCAAGAAAGATTCCACTCTGACTGTCACTGTAGAGAATAGTAGAAATAATACCCATATCACGGTTGCAAGGAACCACAGAATCT TATCACAAGCTTGCTGCTCCAGCAACCAAAATGACAG CAATGTTTCTGCTACGCATGATGAAGAAAATCCATGTATTCCCGAGGGCAGTGATTTCGTTGTATCGTCTTTGAGAAACAAGTTGGCGAAGTTATCATCGTTGTCTGGTGAGCGTTGTATATACAGAGTTCCCAGGGGCATCTTTGAGAAAAGTGCAAAATCCTACACACCTCAACTACTCTCAATCGGTCCGCTTTACCATGGAAAACCAGAGTTGCAACCAATGGAGGGGCAGAAGCAAAT CAATGAATTTGTTGAAATGATTGTTGTTGATGCAGTCTTCATCATTGAACTCCTTTTAAAGATGGGTGTCAATCACTACGAGACACACATAAAAGACCCTATAATTCATAAACCCAAGATGCTATTGTACATTGAGCATGATCTTCTGATGCTTGAAAACCAGATTCCATTTTTCATTCTTGAAGAGATTTACTCTATTGATGCTGCTGCTGTGAAA GTTTTTCATGTGCAAAGAAGAGAACATGAACATTTGTTGGACTTGGTTCTTATTACTTATCTGCCATCAAACTATCCACCGAGGAAGAGATTGCAGCGATTGGGAATAGGGAATTTGAAGACTCTGGAACAAGCCGGA TTTGATATAGATGGCAAAACAGAAATCCTTCTTCGGAACCTCGCCACCTTTGAGCTGTGTCACTATTGTGAGGAAACTTACTTAAATCATTATTTTGCCACCATTGATTGCCTCATCGATACTGACAAGGATGTAGAAATACTTGTTCAGAACGGAATCCTGGAACATTGGCTAGGTGATGATAAGGAAGCAGCAGACCTTTTTAACAACATTGAATGTAAGATTGATCATATGAATAACTTCTACTATGTAAATCTTTTTGAAGAACTTGACAATTTCTGCAAGATCCCTTGGCACGAGTGGGAGGCTACTCTGAGAAGTAAGTACTTCAACACACCATGGAGCATCATCTCTGTCATTGCGGCCGGTCTTCTTCTCATACTCACTGTCATACAAGCGGTGTGCTCCATCATTTCTCTGTAG